The window ACTTCAGGAAATATTTTATTGAATGGAAAATCGCTGGTGGGTTTAAAGCCGCATGCAGTAGCTAGACAGGGAATTTCTAGGACATTCCAAAATATTCGCTTGTTCAATAAACTTTCCGTTATTGAAAATGTTTTGGTGGGTATGCATTACCACCTAAAAGGAAATTGGTTAGGGATCCTTTTCCAGCTCCCGAATACAAGGAATGAGGAAGAGAATGCAAGACGAGATGCGTACAACCTTTTAGAGTATGTTGGACTTGCAGATATGTTAAATGAAGAAGCAGGGAATCTATCATATGGTGCACAGCGTCGGTTAGAAATAGCCAGAGCTTTAGCCACTAAGCCTAACATCCTATTATTGGATGAACCTGCTGCAGGCATGAATCCAAGGGAAACAAAAGAACTGACTGGATTAATTCACGATATTCGAACAGAATTGGATATTACGATCATCCTGATTGAACACGATATGAAATTAGTAATGGGAATATCTGATCATATTATCGTATTGGATCATGGTGAGAAAATTGCTGAAGGAAATCCTGGGGAAGTTCGAAAAAATTCGAGAGTGATCGAAGCATATTTAGGAAAAGGAGCTGTATCATTTGCCTAAGGAGGGAGCCAATTTGCCATTACTTGATATAAAGAATGTTGAAGCCAGCTATGGAGCTATTCAAGCACTAAAAGGGATTAATCTGTATGTGGAAAAGGGGGAAATTGTTACTTTGATCGGAAGTAATGGCGCAGGAAAATCAACAACTCTCAAAGCCATTAGCGGCCTGATACCTATCAATAATGGCTCAGTTAACTATCAGGGAAAGGATATTACCAGTGTTCCT of the Bacillus sp. 1NLA3E genome contains:
- a CDS encoding ABC transporter ATP-binding protein encodes the protein MNVLEVTKLSKRFGGLVANSEINMSVKKKSITAVIGPNGAGKTTFFNMITGVYKPTSGNILLNGKSLVGLKPHAVARQGISRTFQNIRLFNKLSVIENVLVGMHYHLKGNWLGILFQLPNTRNEEENARRDAYNLLEYVGLADMLNEEAGNLSYGAQRRLEIARALATKPNILLLDEPAAGMNPRETKELTGLIHDIRTELDITIILIEHDMKLVMGISDHIIVLDHGEKIAEGNPGEVRKNSRVIEAYLGKGAVSFA